The following are encoded together in the Perca flavescens isolate YP-PL-M2 chromosome 22, PFLA_1.0, whole genome shotgun sequence genome:
- the LOC114549652 gene encoding uncharacterized protein LOC114549652, with amino-acid sequence MADLPPNRVDPSPPFSFCGMDCFGPFLTKQGRKEHKRYGLIFTCLSSRAIHIEILEDLTTDAFINALRCFIAIRGAVRQIRSDRGTNFVGAKNELTKAFKEVDKDRLTSYLAEKHCDFIMNVPDASHMGGVWERQIRTVRSVLSCVLSKSAGRLDDASLRTFFYEAMSIVNSRPLTTDSINDPKSLEPLTPNHLLTMKSSVPLPPPGKFVAEDVYAKKRWRRVQYLTEQFWSRWKKEYLTNIILRQRWHSARRNVQIGDIVIVKEDEVPRNEWRIGRVLDVCKDEDGSCVKLQYKWETESSRKRVKDLLAHPFLSDLFIS; translated from the coding sequence ATGGCAGATCTACCTCCTAACCGTGTCGATCCCTCACCACCATTCTCCTTCTGTGGGATGGATTGTTTTGGGCCCTTTCTGACTAAACAGGGTCGTAAAGAGCATAAGAGATATGGTCTGATATTCACCTGTCTGTCCTCAAGAGCAATCCACATTGAAATATTAGAAGATCTAACAACTGATGCCTTCATAAACGCACTGCGATGTTTTATAGCTATTCGTGGAGCTGTAAGACAAATCAGGTCAGATCGAGGGACAAATTTTGTTGGGGCTAAAAATGAACTCACAAAGGCCTTTAAAGAAGTTGATAAAGACAGGCTGACGTCTTACCTGGCTGAGAAACATTGTGACTTTATCATGAACGTACCTGATGCTAGTCACATGGGAGGGGTTTGGGAACGGCAGATAAGGACAGTTAGGAGCGTCCTCAGCTGTGTCCTCTCCAAGAGTGCTGGAAGATTAGATGATGCTTCTTTAAGAACATTTTTCTATGAAGCGATGTCAATAGTAAACAGTCGTCCCCTCACTACTGACAGCATCAATGATCCCAAAAGTCTAGAACCACTTACTCCAAACCATTTGCTGACCATGAAAAGCTCTGTTCCGCTTCCTCCTCCAGGAAAATTTGTGGCAGAAGATGTGTATGCCAAGAAAAGGTGGCGCAGGGTACAGTACCTGACAGAACAATTCTGGAGTAGATGGAAGAAAGAGTATCTGACAAACATTATCCTCAGACAACGCTGGCACTCTGCAAGGCGTAATGTGCAGATTGGCGATATAGTCATTGTCAAAGAAGATGAGGTGCCCCGTAATGAGTGGAGAATTGGCAGGGTACTAGATGTGTGTAAAGATGAAGATGGGTCATGCGTAAAGTTACAATACAAATGGGAAACAGAAAGCTCAAGAAAGAGGGTCAAAGACTTACTAGCTCATCCATTTTTGAGCGACCTATTCATAAGTTAG